The genomic segment AGCCGAACATCAGATGGAAGCCGAAAGGCGCCTCGGGCGATGCGGCGCAGACGAAATTGGCATTGGCAATGTCGCCATCGGTCACGCGGGCATCGTCAAAGGCATAGATGTCCTGCCAGCCTTCGGCGCCCAGCCGCTGGAGCACCGTCTCGCCCCGTTCTGCGTCTTCCTGCACCCGGTAGGTGCCGTTTGGCGCTTCCTGTGCGTCCCTCAAATCCAGTTCGAGCGGCGCCAGAGGCCCCGGCCCGCCAAAGCCCGCATCGGCCAGGAAGCGGCGCCCCTCTGCCTCCACGATCAGCGCCAGATGGCTGCGCCCGCCGTCCACGCCCATCCGCATACGCACGCGGGCCATGCGGCGGGAAACGGGAAAGCCGGCCGCCTGCAGCGCCGCACCGAACAGCCCGTTCTGTTCGAAACAATAGCCCCCGCGCCGTTCCCCGACGATCTTGGCGAAGATGTCCGGCAAGCCAAGCAGAGGCACCTTGCCCAGCAGCGGATCAAAGTTCTCGAACGGCACTGCGCGCATATGCGCCTGCTGCAGATCACTCAGGCCATCACTGCCGGGCCGGACCTCTGCCAGCCCGATACGGCCAAGATAAGCAGGAAGATCGAAACTGAATTCCGCCGCCATGGCGGGCACTACCTCTATTCGTGTTCGCCCGGAGCCGGAGCGCCCGGCATCGGAGCGACGGGCATGGGCGGCACGTCAGCGTCTTCTTCCGGCACGTCCACGATGCCCCGGCCAACATGGCTGCGGCTGCGGCTGTAAGCGTAATAGACGATCAGGCCGACAATCGCCCAGCCGACGAACATCAGCTTGGTTTCGATACCCAGCTTGTAGAACAGATAGAGACAACCAAGGATCGCCACCGGCGCCGTAATGGTGATTGCAGGGGTCCGGAAGGGCCGCTTGCGATCCGGGTCGGTCTTGCGCAGCACCATCACCGCGATCGACACTGCGGCAAAGGCGAACAAGGTCCCCGAATTGGAAATATCGGCAAGGATACCGACCGGGAAAAAGGCCGCGAACAGGGCCACGAAAACGCCCGTCAGGATCGTGATCACATGCGGGGTCTTGAACTTGGGGTGGATGCGCGAGAAGGCCGCCGGAAGCAGGCCATCGCGGCTCATCACGAAGAAGATGCGGGTCTGCCCGAACATCATCATCAGAATGACCGACGGCAGGGCAAGGCCGGCAGCAAGGCCGATCAGATTGCCGATCTGCGGCCAGCCGATTTCACGCATCGTCCAGGCCAGAGCTTCCTTGGAACATACCACTGCCTGATCGGAAATGGTGGCGCAGGCATCCGCCAGTTCCTTGCTGCCCGGTGCAAGGCCCGCACCATTGGCATCCAGCAACGGGTTGGCGCCCACCGTCCCGATCACACCCGCCGCGACGAGCAGATAGAAGACGGTGCAGATGGCCAGCGAACCGATAAGGCCAATCGGCATGTTGCGTTGGGGGTCTTTGGTTTCCTCGGCAGCTGTGGAAACAGCATCGAAGCCGACATAGGCAAAGAAGATAGAGGCTGCAGCAGCACCGATACCGCCGAAGCCAAGCGGGGCGAAGGGCGTGAACTGATCCATCTGGATCACCGGCACCGCAAGCACGATGAACAGGGTAAGCGCCGCAACCTTCACCACCACCAGAATGGCGTTCACAAAGGCGCTTTCACGCGTACCGATGACCAGCAACCACGTAACCAGCAGGGCAATCGCCATGGCGGGAAGATTGACCAGCCCGCCATCGAACGGCCCGCGAACCAGCGAATTGGGTATGTCTATCCCCAGCGCATGTTCGATCAACCCGACCACATAGCCTGACCAGCCCACCGAAACCGCGCCTGCGGCCACCGCATATTCGAGGATCAGCGCCCAGCCGACCATCCAGGCGATCAGTTCGCCCATCACGGCATAGCTGTAAGTGTAAGCCGACCCGGAAACCGGCACCATCGAGGCCATTTCGGCATAGCAGAGCGCGGCCACCGCGCAGACGAAACCGGCAATGACGAAGCTGATCATCATGCCCGGCCCGGCCTTCTGGGCCGCTTCGGCAGTCAGCACGAAGATACCCGTGCCGATGACGGCGCCGACGCCGAGCATTGTCAATTGGAAGGCACCAAGCGAGCGGTGAAGCGACTTCTTTTCCGCTGTGGCAAGAATTGCGTCGAGCGGCTTGATGCGGCCAAAGATCATGCGGGAACCTCCCTTGGCCCGGAATGCGCGAACCCCTGCGCCCGTGGCCGTGTCACGCGGATTGAATATTCGCTTTTGAAACTACCGCAATCGGGAAATTGGCGACCCGTCAGCCAAATCGGGGGAAAAGCGCAGTTCAGGCGCCCTTTCACTTGATCCCGCCCGCTCCACGCGACTTGCATCGCCCGCAATGCCGCTTTGCTTTGCCCAAATCGCAGGCGGCGTTAAAAGGGCCCGCATGTCCACCACCTTCACACTCGACACTTCGACCAGCCGCGCCAACCCCACCCCGGCGCCCATGCGGCGGCTTACCGTGCCGCGGATCAGGGCGCGCAAGGTTGATGGCATTACCGAAGAACCTATCGTGGTGCTAACCGCCTATACCGCCCGGCAGGCGCAATTGCTGGATGCCCATTGCGACCTGCTGCTGGTGGGGGATTCGCTGGGTCAGGTGATCTACGGCCTGCCGTCCAGCGTGCCGGTGACGCTGGAGATGATGGCAGCCCATGGCGCTGCCGTGGTGCGCGGTTCCTATCATTCGGCAGTAATCGTCGACATGCCTTTCGGCTCTTACGAACAATCGCCTGCCCAGGCCTTCGACAGCGCATCGCGCCTGATGAAGGAAACGGGCTGCGCCGGCGTGAAGCTGGAAGGCGGGGCAGCCATGGCAGAAACCGTGGAATTCCTCGTCAGCCGGGGCATCCCTGTGATGGGCCATGTCGGCCTTACCCCACAGGCAGTGAATGTGCTGGGCGGCTATGGCCCGCGCGGCCGCAGCGAGGCCGAGGCGCAGAAGATCGTCAGCGACGCACAGGCCCTGTGCAAGGCAGGCGCCTTTGCCATCGTGGTGGAAGGCGTGATCGAACCGATTGCCATCGCAGTGACGCAGGCCGTCGCCTGTCCGACCATTGGCATCGGCGCTTCGGCACAGTGCGACGGTCAAGTCCTCGTCACTGACGATATGCTCGGCATGTTCGAGCGTGTACCCCGCTTCGTTAAGCGCTATGGCGCCATTGCCGAGGAAATCTCGACCGCCGCCGCGCAATATGCCGCGGAAGTTCGGTCGCGCGAGTTCCCTGGCCCTGACCAGACCTATCAGCCCGAATAGAAAGCCCCTGCCTTGCTGACCCATTTTCGCGGATCGATCATCTTTGCCGTCATCTGCCTTGCGCTTGGCGCATGGTATGGCTGGGAAAGCACCGGCTCGATTGCCGGCACGGCGCAGATGCTGTGGATCATCGCCGTCCTCTCGATACTCGAAGTCTCGCTGAGCTTCGACAATGCGGTGGTGAACGCCACCGTACTGAAGGACATGGACGATGTGTGGCAGAAGCGCTTCCTCACCTGGGGCATCGCCTTTGCCGTGTTCGGCATGCGCGTGGTGTTCCCCCTGGCGATCGTGGCCATCGCCGCGCATATCGGGCCGTGGGAAGCCGTGAACCTTTCGCTCAACGAACCGGCGAAATATCAGGAAATCGTCTCTTCCGCCCATGTCGGCATTGCCGGTTTCGGCGGGGCTTTCCTTGCCATGGTGGGCCTCGAATTCTTTTTCGACAATGACAAGGAAGTCCACTGGATCGGCGCAATCGAACGTTTCCTGGCGCGGGTGGCCGCCGTGGAAGCCATCGAGATCGGCGTGCTGCTGCTGGTGCTGTGGGGTGTATCCGGCCTGCTCGATCCGGCGGATGCCCACACTTTCCTCGTCGCAGGCATTCTGGGCATCGTCACCTTCATCTCGGTGGGGGCGATCAACACCTGGCTGGAAATCCGCGACCAGAAGCGCGCATTGGTGGGCGCTGCCGTGCGCAGCGGGCTTGGCGGGTTCCTTTACCTCAACGTACTCGACGCCAGCTTCAGCTTTGACGGTGTGATCGGCGCCTTTGCCCTGTCCAACAATATGATCGTGATCGCGCTTGGCCTGTCTATCGGCGCCTTCTTCGTGCGTTCGATGACGATCATGCTGGTGAAGAAGGGCACGCTGACCGAATATCGCTTCCTCGAACATGGCGCCTTCTGGGCGATCATCGCGCTGGGCGGCATCATGCTCGCTTCCGCGAAGTTCCATATTCCCGAAGCGGTCACCGGGCTGATCGGCGCGATTCTGATCGGCCTGTCGCTGTGGTGGTCCGCCCGCCACAACCGGAAATACGGCGTGGCCGAAGACAATGCCTGACAAAAGGCGGGGGCCGACCGGACATGGTCGCCCCCCGCCCTTCAAGCTGCGCTCAGACTGCGTGCCTCGACAGGCGACTGGCCAGCGGGGCAGAGAAGACGAGCTGCAGCAGGTGATAGACCAGCACCGGCAACAGCACGATCCCGGCCACTTCCGGCGGGAACAGCACTGCCGCCAGCGGCGCGCCCATGGCGATGCTCTTCTGCCCACCGGAAAACAGCATCGCCACCCGATCACCCCGGCCTAGCCCGACGATCCCGCCCAGCAGCCATGCGCCGCCGAAGGCGAAGGCGATCATCACGCAGATCCCGCCCACCAGCGCGGCCCAGGATGCCGGGCCGAGCTTGTCCCAGATGCCCTGCTCCACCGCGCCGGAGAAGGCGACATAGACGGCAATGGCAATGGACGTGCGGTCCATCCAGGTGGCGAGATGGCGGTGTTCCTTCACCAGATGGCCGAAGCGGTGCTGTGCGATCTGGCCGATGGCGAAGGGCAGCAGCAGCACGAGGCCGACCTTCACCAGCCCATCCGTATCGATCCCCACGCCCGTGCTTCCCGCCAACGCGGAAAAGAGCGGCGCCGTAACGAACACACCCATGATGTTGAGCAGCGCGGCGGCCACCACCGAACTGGCCACATTGCCGCCCGCGATGGAACTATATGCCGTGGCCGACTGCACCGTGGACGGCAGCGAGCCGAGATAGAGGAAGCCCAGCGCCACCATCGGCGGCAACAGTCCTGCCAGCGCATCGGTGAACAAATGCGCCATGCCCCAGCCCGCCAGAGCCATGGCGCCGAAGCACCAGAAAACGAGCGGCGCGAGGAACCGGAGATTGCCGATGCCCCGGATGACTTCGTCACGCGGCAGGCGCAATCCGTTCAGCAGGAACAGCAGAAATACCGCCCCATTGGAAATGAACTGCGCAACAACCCGCGCCTCACCTTTTACAGGCAGGATCGTGGCCAGCAGAATCGTGCCCAGCAGCAGCCGGACGAGCGGATCGACATAGCGCAGAACACGCTTCACCATGCGCGGATTCCCGTCGAAGTTGACAATGTTGACACTGTACAGGGGGAAGAATTTCCCACCCCCTCCGCAGCGGGATCAAGCAAGGCGGCCAGAATGATTCCGGCTGGGGGAAAGAGGTGATGCATGGCGCGCCGCTAGCAGCTTTTGCCGGTGTAGGAAAACGCTGCCGCCCGCAATCGCATGCCCTGCGCGCACAGGCACAATTTATCCGCCGGGCAGACGCTTCGCCTTGGCCAGAAGGACATCGGCCTCCCGCTTGCGTCCGGCCGCATCCAGCACCCGCGCCAAGGTCAGCACGGTGCGGCGATTGGTGCGCTGCGATGTGAAACCGGCCTCCGCATCGGCAAGCGCGGCCTGCCCGTCGCCGCGGCGCAAGGCTGCATCCGCTAGCGTGGCGTAGAGCAGCGGATCGCGTCCGCCAGCGTCGCGCTGAGCCTTCGCAAAGCGCAGCAGGCCCTCCGCGCGGGGCCACTGGCCTTCTTCCGCGGCGAGATAACCGAGATATTCGGCCGCTTCCCCATCCTGCGGATGCTGCACGAGATAGGCCCTCAGCAACTCACGCGCCTTCCTGCCCTGCCCCAGCAGGCGATGGGCCGTCACCATCCGCTCCACCAGAGAGAAGCTGCGGCGGATATTCGCGGCGGAGGAATAGAGTTCCAGCGCCCGCCCTGCCTCGCCGCGGGCCAGCGCGACATCGCCTGCCAGCACTTCAATGTCGGCAGACCCGGCGAAGCGTTCCTCCAATTGCGCGACAAATGCCTGCGCCTCATCCATCTGCCCTGCCCCGAGCAGCTTGCGCAGGCGCGGCACGGCGGCGTCCAGCCGCGCGGGATCGTCGCCCCAGCGGAACAGCGCCAGTTCGCCCGCCTCCCCCACGGCCAGCGGACGCACTCCGCCCGGCGCAGGGGCAGCCGCGCGATCCAACAGCGGGGCAGCGGCTGCGCGATCGTCCATCGCCTCATAGGCACGGCCGACCAGAGTGAGCAGATAAGGCGACGCATCGGCCTGTTCGGCTGTCAGGCCATAACGGGCGATCACCTCGCTCGCATCGCCATTTTCCAGCATCGCCCGGCCCAGCAGCAGAGTGACGCGCGGATTGTCCGGCTGGCGACGGGCAAGTTCGTCCAGCATCTCCACTGCGAGCGCCCAGTTTTCCGCCCGCATTTCCAGAATGCCTTCCAGCAACATGGCGGCGGGCACATCGTCGAACCGGTCATTCGTGCGCCACAGCAGGCGGCGCGCCAGATTGTAATTGCCGGCCCGCGCGGCAAGCACAGCCTGCAGATAGAAAGCGCGCGGATTTTCGCCGTCCAGTTCGATCATGCGGCGGGTGATGCGGAGCATATCCTTCGCCCGGCCCGCTTCACCCAGAGTAGCGGCATATTCGCCCAGCAGGGAAAGATCGTCCGGCGCGCTTTTCAGCCCCTTTTCGAACCACGGCAGGGCGGCCACCAGCCCTTCGCCATCGCGCGCCAGTTGCCCACGGAATTCCAGCGCGCGCGGATCTTTCGGGTCGCGCTTCAGTGCCTCGTCAGCAGCGGCAAGCGCCTGGTGATGCCGCCCGGTACGATAGCGCAGGCGGCCAATGTCCACCCAGAGTTCCGCCGTGCCGGGATCGCCTTTCAACGCCTTGTCAAAAGCCTCTGTGGCGGCATCCAGATTGCCTTCCGCCACTTCCAGTCGGCCAAGCATATGGAAGCCGTGGCGGCGCTGATCCGGCGCGAAATTCCCTTGGCCCAGCCATTGCCGGGCATTGGCGTAATCTTGCTGCTGCAGGTAAGCCTCGCCCAGCAAGGCGGCAACGGATTGCGGCGGCGCCCCGGCATCGAGCGCACGGCGCAGGGCCACTTCCGCCGCCACGCCGTCGCCACGTTGCAGGGCCTCCCTTCCCTCCGTCAGTTCCGTGCGCGCACCCTCTTGTGCCGCCAACAGCGGCGGCGCCATGGCGATCAGGGCCAGCGCCACAAGCGCCACCCTGCCCCGCCATCTTCGCCCGAGATCAGGCGTGGAGGTCATATTGTTTGAGGAGATCGTATAAGGTTGGCCGGCTGATCCCCAGCAGCTTGGCCGTATTGGAGATATTGCCTTCGCTGCGGGCCAGCGCATGGCGGATCACCCGCCGGTCGGACTGTTCGCGCGCGCTCTTGAGGTTGAGCGGCTGGCTTTCTTCTTCCTCGGTGCCTTCCAGATCGAGATCGGCGGCGTTGATCAGCTTGCCATCGGCCATGATCACTGCGCGCTTCACCCGGTTTTCCAGCTCGCGGACATTGCCGGGCCATTTCCAAGCGTCGATGGCGGCCAGCGCATCGGCGGCAAAGCCCTTCACCTGCGGGTTCATCTCGCGCGCGAAGCGCTTGAGGAAGGCCTTGGCCAGCAACGTGGCATCGCCGGGACGCTCGGCCAGAGCCGGGATTTTCACCACGATCTCTGCCAGACGATAGAACAGATCCTCGCGGAAGCGCCCATCGGCGATCATCGCTTCCAGATCCTGATGGGTTGCGCAAACGATACGCGTATCGACCGAGATCGACTTGCGGCCGCCGATACGCTCGATAGTGCGTTCCTGCAGGAAGCGCAGCAGCTTCACCTGCAGGGGCAGCGGGATGTCGCCCACTTCATCCAGGAACAATGTGCCGCCGCTGGCCAGTTCGATCTTGCCTTCGGTGGTTTTCACGGCCCCGGTGAAGGCGCCCTTTTCATGGCCGAAAAGCTCGCTTTCCAGCAGGTTCTCAGGGATCGCCGCGCAATTGATCGCCACGAAAGCCCCGCTCTTGCGGTCGCTCGCATCGTGCAGGCCCCGCGCCAGCAATTCCTTGCCGGTGCCGCTGGCCCCCAGCAGCATGACCGAGACGTTGGTATTCGCCACACGCTCGATCGTGCGGGCCACGCGGACCATTTCCGGCGCGGCCGTGATAAGGCCGCCCAGCACCGTGTTGCCATCCCCCGCGCGGGTTTGCAGCGCGCGGTTTTCCGCCTCGATCCGGTGGAGATTATAGGCCCGGCGCACGATCAGGCCCAGTTCCTCGATGTCAACCGGCTTCTGGTAGAAATCATAGGCCCCACGCTGGATGGCGTTGAGCGCACTCTCCCGCGCGCCATGGCCTGTGGCAACGATCACCTTGGTATCGGGCTTGATGGCCATGATCTCTTCCAGCACGGCAAAGCCTTCGCTCGTCCCATCCGGATCGGGCGGAAGGCCCAGATCAAGCGTGACCACCGGCGGTTCCTCGGCGCGCAGGGCGGCAATGGCCGCTGCCCGGTCACCCACGATGGTGACGTCGAAATCGTCATAGGCCCATTTGAGCTGCGCCTGCAGGCCCGCATCGTCTTCCACGATCAGCAGCCGGGGCAGGTTCTTGGGCTTGGTATCGGACATCATGCAACCTCGGTTCTGCCGGTCAGGTCAGTGCCCGGCCGGAATTCTTCATTGTCCAACGCGCCATCGGCCAAAGTGGCCAACGGAAGGCGGATGATAAAACGCGTACCGATCCCTTCGCGGCTTTCTACGTCCAGTCGCCCGTTCATGGATCGGATCAGTTCGCGCGCCTCGAAGGCGCCGATGCCGAAGCCGCCGGGCTTGGAGGAATGGAACGGCTTGAACAGGCGTGAACGGATGAATTCCGCGCTCATCCCGGTGCCGGAATCCAGCACTTCGATCCGGCAATTCAGCCCGTCCAGCAGCACGCTCAGCAGCACCGGCGCATCGGGTTCGCTGGCTTCGATGGCGTTCTGCACCAGATGGACCAGCGCCTGTTCGAACGCTTCGACATCGGCCAGCACCGTGCAGTTCTGGCGTTCCACCAGATGGACCGGATGCTGCCCGGAATAACGGCGCACCACCTTCTCCACCGCGGCAACCGCGTCCACCTGCTCCGGACGCTCATT from the Erythrobacter sp. SG61-1L genome contains:
- a CDS encoding DUF475 domain-containing protein, translating into MLTHFRGSIIFAVICLALGAWYGWESTGSIAGTAQMLWIIAVLSILEVSLSFDNAVVNATVLKDMDDVWQKRFLTWGIAFAVFGMRVVFPLAIVAIAAHIGPWEAVNLSLNEPAKYQEIVSSAHVGIAGFGGAFLAMVGLEFFFDNDKEVHWIGAIERFLARVAAVEAIEIGVLLLVLWGVSGLLDPADAHTFLVAGILGIVTFISVGAINTWLEIRDQKRALVGAAVRSGLGGFLYLNVLDASFSFDGVIGAFALSNNMIVIALGLSIGAFFVRSMTIMLVKKGTLTEYRFLEHGAFWAIIALGGIMLASAKFHIPEAVTGLIGAILIGLSLWWSARHNRKYGVAEDNA
- a CDS encoding arylamine N-acetyltransferase, whose protein sequence is MAAEFSFDLPAYLGRIGLAEVRPGSDGLSDLQQAHMRAVPFENFDPLLGKVPLLGLPDIFAKIVGERRGGYCFEQNGLFGAALQAAGFPVSRRMARVRMRMGVDGGRSHLALIVEAEGRRFLADAGFGGPGPLAPLELDLRDAQEAPNGTYRVQEDAERGETVLQRLGAEGWQDIYAFDDARVTDGDIANANFVCAASPEAPFGFHLMFGCYRGNIRYGLFNRALTVEAPDGEERRELADYAEFARVMRDDAGLGLSDDALRAAWEKIGG
- a CDS encoding tetratricopeptide repeat protein codes for the protein MALVALALIAMAPPLLAAQEGARTELTEGREALQRGDGVAAEVALRRALDAGAPPQSVAALLGEAYLQQQDYANARQWLGQGNFAPDQRRHGFHMLGRLEVAEGNLDAATEAFDKALKGDPGTAELWVDIGRLRYRTGRHHQALAAADEALKRDPKDPRALEFRGQLARDGEGLVAALPWFEKGLKSAPDDLSLLGEYAATLGEAGRAKDMLRITRRMIELDGENPRAFYLQAVLAARAGNYNLARRLLWRTNDRFDDVPAAMLLEGILEMRAENWALAVEMLDELARRQPDNPRVTLLLGRAMLENGDASEVIARYGLTAEQADASPYLLTLVGRAYEAMDDRAAAAPLLDRAAAPAPGGVRPLAVGEAGELALFRWGDDPARLDAAVPRLRKLLGAGQMDEAQAFVAQLEERFAGSADIEVLAGDVALARGEAGRALELYSSAANIRRSFSLVERMVTAHRLLGQGRKARELLRAYLVQHPQDGEAAEYLGYLAAEEGQWPRAEGLLRFAKAQRDAGGRDPLLYATLADAALRRGDGQAALADAEAGFTSQRTNRRTVLTLARVLDAAGRKREADVLLAKAKRLPGG
- a CDS encoding bile acid:sodium symporter family protein, with the protein product MVKRVLRYVDPLVRLLLGTILLATILPVKGEARVVAQFISNGAVFLLFLLNGLRLPRDEVIRGIGNLRFLAPLVFWCFGAMALAGWGMAHLFTDALAGLLPPMVALGFLYLGSLPSTVQSATAYSSIAGGNVASSVVAAALLNIMGVFVTAPLFSALAGSTGVGIDTDGLVKVGLVLLLPFAIGQIAQHRFGHLVKEHRHLATWMDRTSIAIAVYVAFSGAVEQGIWDKLGPASWAALVGGICVMIAFAFGGAWLLGGIVGLGRGDRVAMLFSGGQKSIAMGAPLAAVLFPPEVAGIVLLPVLVYHLLQLVFSAPLASRLSRHAV
- the panB gene encoding 3-methyl-2-oxobutanoate hydroxymethyltransferase — protein: MSTTFTLDTSTSRANPTPAPMRRLTVPRIRARKVDGITEEPIVVLTAYTARQAQLLDAHCDLLLVGDSLGQVIYGLPSSVPVTLEMMAAHGAAVVRGSYHSAVIVDMPFGSYEQSPAQAFDSASRLMKETGCAGVKLEGGAAMAETVEFLVSRGIPVMGHVGLTPQAVNVLGGYGPRGRSEAEAQKIVSDAQALCKAGAFAIVVEGVIEPIAIAVTQAVACPTIGIGASAQCDGQVLVTDDMLGMFERVPRFVKRYGAIAEEISTAAAQYAAEVRSREFPGPDQTYQPE
- a CDS encoding amino acid permease, whose product is MIFGRIKPLDAILATAEKKSLHRSLGAFQLTMLGVGAVIGTGIFVLTAEAAQKAGPGMMISFVIAGFVCAVAALCYAEMASMVPVSGSAYTYSYAVMGELIAWMVGWALILEYAVAAGAVSVGWSGYVVGLIEHALGIDIPNSLVRGPFDGGLVNLPAMAIALLVTWLLVIGTRESAFVNAILVVVKVAALTLFIVLAVPVIQMDQFTPFAPLGFGGIGAAAASIFFAYVGFDAVSTAAEETKDPQRNMPIGLIGSLAICTVFYLLVAAGVIGTVGANPLLDANGAGLAPGSKELADACATISDQAVVCSKEALAWTMREIGWPQIGNLIGLAAGLALPSVILMMMFGQTRIFFVMSRDGLLPAAFSRIHPKFKTPHVITILTGVFVALFAAFFPVGILADISNSGTLFAFAAVSIAVMVLRKTDPDRKRPFRTPAITITAPVAILGCLYLFYKLGIETKLMFVGWAIVGLIVYYAYSRSRSHVGRGIVDVPEEDADVPPMPVAPMPGAPAPGEHE
- the prsR gene encoding PEP-CTERM-box response regulator transcription factor; its protein translation is MSDTKPKNLPRLLIVEDDAGLQAQLKWAYDDFDVTIVGDRAAAIAALRAEEPPVVTLDLGLPPDPDGTSEGFAVLEEIMAIKPDTKVIVATGHGARESALNAIQRGAYDFYQKPVDIEELGLIVRRAYNLHRIEAENRALQTRAGDGNTVLGGLITAAPEMVRVARTIERVANTNVSVMLLGASGTGKELLARGLHDASDRKSGAFVAINCAAIPENLLESELFGHEKGAFTGAVKTTEGKIELASGGTLFLDEVGDIPLPLQVKLLRFLQERTIERIGGRKSISVDTRIVCATHQDLEAMIADGRFREDLFYRLAEIVVKIPALAERPGDATLLAKAFLKRFAREMNPQVKGFAADALAAIDAWKWPGNVRELENRVKRAVIMADGKLINAADLDLEGTEEEESQPLNLKSAREQSDRRVIRHALARSEGNISNTAKLLGISRPTLYDLLKQYDLHA